Genomic window (Tolypothrix sp. NIES-4075):
TGTTTGAATATTTACCAGATGTGCCGCGCTATGTGGAAACTGATGAAGTAAAACTGCGCCAAGTTTTAATTAACTTAATTAGTAATGCAATTAAATTTACCGATGAGGGTGGTGTATCGCTAAGAGTTAAGGCGATGTCTGACGACAAGCCACTGCGCGTCTACGCTTCCTCTGAAGCATCACCCAGCCACACTCTATATTTTGAGGTAGAAGACTCTGGCGCAGGCATTGCTGCTGATGAACTTGATAAGTTATTTGAAGCCTTTGCTCAAACCCAAAGCGGCAAAAACGCGCAAGAAGGAACAGGATTAGGATTACCCATCAGCCGCAATTTTGTGCAACTTATGGGTGGCGAGATGAATGTCAGTTCTCAAGTAGGGTATGGCACGCTTGTTAAATTCCAGATTCAGGTGACAGCTGTTGAGGGAGCTGATGAAGAAACCGTGCGGTTCAAGCAACAGATTATTGCTTTGGAATCCAATCAACCTCCTTACCGCATCTTAGTTGTGGATGATAAAGATATCAATCGCCAGATTCTAGTAAAGTTGCTCAGTCCCTTGGGCTTTGAACTGAAGGAAGCCGCAAATGGTCAAGAAGCGATCGATATTTGGCAACAATGGCAACCCCATTTGATTTGGATGGATATGCGAATGCCAGTCCTAAATGGCATTGAAGCCACACAATACATCAAAGCCCAAACCAACGGCAACAGCCCAAAAATTATCGCCTTGACTGCTAGCAGTTTAGAAGAAGAACGTGCTGCAATTTTGGCAGTCGGTTGTGATGATTTTATGCGAAAGCCATTTCGAGACTACGAAATTTTCGACGCGATGGCAAAGCATATTGGAGTGCTATACGTATATGAGGAAATTCTAAATCAGCCACAAGCGCATTTGCCCACGGCTAAATTGCAACCATCCGATTTCCATAAAATGTCTAGTGAATGGCTGAGTGAATTTCACGCTGCTGCCACCGCCGGACGGGATCAACGACTGATGGAACTGATCGAAAAAATTCCTGAGCAAAACTCGGCGACAGTACAAGCCCTCAAGCATTTGGTCGATAACTTTGAGTTTGACACACTGATCGAACTTAGCCAATCTATTTCTTAATATATGAAAACTCTATCCAAAACTGAAATCCTTGTAGTTGACGATCTGCCAGACAATCTGCGCTTAGTGTCTAATTTGTTAGTAGAGCAGGGTTACGTTGTACGTAAAGCTACAAATGGTACGATGGCGTTGCGATCGGCTCAGGCAGAACCTCCAGACATGATTTTATTAGATATCAATATGCCCGATCTTGATGGCTATGAAGTGTGTCGCCAACTGAAAACCTTTGATAACACTCGTGCCATTCCTGTCATTTTTCTCAGTGCGCTCGATGATGCGATCGACAAGGTAAAAGCATTTAAGGTAGGTGGCGTAGACTACATTACCAAACCGTTCCAAGTTGAGGAAATGTTGATTCGCATTCAAACCCAACTGACGGTACAACGCTTCACTCAAACTTTAGAACAACAAGTTGAACAACGAACTACTGAACTTTCCCAAGCTTTGCATTATCTAAAGGAAACCCAACTCCAGTTGGTGCAGCACGAGAAAATGTCTGCTTTGGGCAATCTTGTGGCTGGAGTGGCTCACGAGATCAACAACCCTGTTGGTTTTATTGCTGGGAATTTGCAGCCTGCAATTGATTACATTAACGACTTGTTTAAGTTAATTGACTTTTATCAAACCAAGATGCCCGATCTTGAACCAGACATTGCAGACGAAATTGCTGCCATTGACTTGGACTATCTGCGAGAAGATTTGCTTAAGTTAATTCATTCAATGAAACTCGGAGTTCAACGCATCCGCCACATTAGCACGAGCTTACGTACTTTTTCCAGAGCCGATCGAGACTACAAAGTACTATTTAACATTCATGAGGGTATCGATAGCACAATTATGATTCTCAAACACCGCTTGAAACCGAGCGATGACCGTCCAGAGATCGAAATTGTCAAGGACTACGCTAATTTACCTCAAATCGAATGCTTTCCGGGACAACTTAATCAGGTGTTCATGAACATTCTGGCAAATGCGATCGATGCTTTGGAAGACTCGAATATAGGACGGAGTTTCACAGATATTGAAGTGAAGCCAAACCGGATTATAGTGAAAACTGAACTATCAAATGATATTCAATTCGTCAGCATCTGCATTCAAGACAACGGCATCGGCATGAGAGATGATGTCAAACAGAAGATTTTTGAGCATTTGTTCACCACAAAAGCCGTTGGTAAGGGAACAGGATTAGGATTAGCGATCGCCCATCAAATTGTCGTCGAAAAACATCATGGAGCGATCGCCGTCAATTCAACTTTAGGTGAGGGTACTGAGTTTGTAATTACGCTCCCAGTGAAAGCATAATCGGCGAGAGTGCTTGGGCTAGTTGATTTTATTCTTTATGCCTACGCGGACTTGGTACGCACAACGCTCCACCCATCTAAGGTGAGAAAGCATTTCAGGTCAAATAATTTAATCTACTAATTGTTGAACTCGATAGTGCAAAAACACTTCTTGTTCAAAAGTCTGAACTTCTAGTAGTTGCAATCTGGGAGCCAATTGTGGTAAAAATCCTGTACCATCCACTGGTGTGGGCGCACTAGCACCGCCCAAAATCAGCGGACAGACAGTAAGCCATAATTCATCAATTAAATTCAATTCCAGCATGGAGGCAGTCAAACTACCACCACCGAGTAGGGCTATGCGTGTTATACCTAGATTCGTTAGATGTTGTAAGGCAGTAAAAATGTCAATTTTCTGTGTTGGTGTTTCAAAAATTAAAATTTGCTCAAATTCTGTCCTACCTTGCCAAAAGAGCGCTCCTGCTGTTGTAGTGAGCAACCAGCGTTGAACTGGCTGCTTAAAGAAGTGAATTTCCGGATTTAGCTTGCCTGAGCGTGTAACTACTATATGAACTGGCTGGGCAGATTTACCCAAATGTGTTCTTTGTTGCAGCAGTTGTGGATGCGATACGGTGAGTGTTGTACCGTAAGCCCGAAGAGTACCAGCACCAAACAAAATGGCATCAGAGGCAGCTACTTGCTTCTCCAGGTGTGCTTTGTCAGCTAAAGAGCCAAATCGAGCAGGCGATCGCTTGACATCTGCTATTTTGCCATCTGCACTCATTGCCATAACTACAGTGGTATGAGGACGATGTTGCATCATTAAGTTGATTTTGATATTTTCCTTGTTGGTGTGTAAATTATCAAAAAATCCGGATATTAGCAAAAACTGTTTTGCTTTATTTCACAAGTGTATCTATCTGTAACAAATTCTGTTACAGTTACTCTCAAAGACTTTTTGTATTGTTCGTTTCTTTTTGGAATTTCCCGATTTGTTACTTTTAATAGCTAGAAATAAAATTGTTATAAATTGACAAAATGTCTCATATAGCTATTTTAAGAGCATATCGTTACTGTTTTGGTTTGCAGATGCGAAGTGAGACTGTCAATGGCTAAACCCAGTCAATCATCTTTCCGTCGAATTTTAGTGTCAAGAATTTTACTGCTGTTCGTTCCAGTTTTATTAGCAGGAGAAATTCTCGCATTAAACAAGGCACGTTCTAGCCTATTAGAAACTGCCAGGAAAAACTTAACAGAAAGTTCTCAGATTAAAGGGGAGAAGATTGTTGATGCGATCGCAGCCCTAAAATCTAACTTGTTAAGTGCCAGTCAAACAACAGTTATTAAGTCTGGTTCTTCTTGGGAAGCGCAACAATTTATCAACCAGCTAGCACAGCAATTGCCAACCCACATAGAATGTATTCAATTAGCAAATCTGCGAAACGCTAGGATTATTGCTAGTACTTGTGGTGACGAACCAATTGCCGAATTAAAATTACCTTTACTTAATGACGAAATTGAAGTTCAGGCAATTTCAGTATCACTAGACGGTAAAACTGGTAAAAAAGATTCAATAAATCAACTGCAATTACTCTTATCTGCCCCAGTTTACGATAGATTTAGTAACTTGCATTACGTTTTAAGAATTAAGACAGCATTACACCAACAGATAAAAAATAAGCGGGGTTCATTAACAGGCTCTACAGTAGTAATTGCTGAAGATGGGACAATTTTAGCACACCCACTGCCAGCAAGAGTGGGGACTAATATCAAACAGCATCCAGATGCTTCTCGGCTAGAAATGATATTGAAACGTGCGATCAAAGGAAAACGAGATTCTGTAACTTTATATTTCAAAGAAGGAGAACAAAAAGAAGGCACAGAATTAGTAGCTGGATACACAGCAATTCCTAATCCAATTACAAATCAACAGCAGCAAAAATGGATTGTTTTAGCCGTTACAAGTTTAGATAATGCTTTGTTTGGGCTTGGGGAAATCAAACTAATTTTACTCGCTTTAACCTTTGGCTTAATTAGCGTCAGTGTTTTGGCATCGTTGTATCTAGGTCGTTACTTAGCACGTCCTGTCGAACAATTGCGAGACTATGCCCTAAATCTTAACAGTCATCATTCTGCCGAATCAATTCCGCACAACTTTCAAATTAAAGAATTCAATCAACTAGCGCAAGCACTAAACCAAATGGTAGAAAGGCTTAAAGCTTGGGCAGAAGAATTAGAAATAGCTTGGAAAGAAGCCAAAACCGCCAATCATCTCAAAAGCAAGTTTTTAGCGACAACTTCCCATGAGTTGAGAAATCCACTTCATACGATTATTAACTGTGTTCAGCTAGTTAAAGATGGCATGTGTGATAGCCGTGAAGAAGAAATGGAGTATCTTTTACATGCCGATAAAGCCGCAATTCACTTGTTAGGAATCATTAATGATTTACTCGACCTTTCCAAAATTGAAGAAGGCAAGCTTTCAGTTGTCACAGAACCGATTGACTTGCGAAAATTATTGCAAGAGGTGATTAATTTACAATCAGTTAACGTGCAAAAAAAAGGCTTGCAATTAAAAATTGATTTAGGAGAGCAAGTAATTGCAATTAAGGCAGATGCAGCCAAACTGAAGCAAGTTTTGATTAATGTGATTGGCAACGCAACTAAGTTTACCGAAACCGGAAGCATTGCGATCGCCACAGAAATTGAAAATAGTTTTAGTCAATCTCAGGTGATTATCACCGTCACAGATACAGGTGTGGGCATCGATCCGGCTCAACAGCATAAACTATTTCGCCCCTTTGTGATGGCAGATAATGCAAACACACGCAAATTTGAAGGTACAGGATTGGGACTGGCGATTTCACGAAACTTAATCGAACTTATGGGAGGTACGATTACTCTAGAGAGTGCGGGTATTAACCAAGGTACCACGATTGCGATCGCTTTACCTTTAATTGATATCTCGCTGTTATCTACTTCAGCACATCAAGAAGTTTCAGACGAGACGGGGGCAAGTCAAATCAAAGAAATAGAGCAAATTAGTTCTCAAGAAAAGATTTTTCCCTCTCCTAGAAAAATAGTCGAAGTAGAAAAATCCGAGCATAGACTTCCTCCGATGGGAACTTCCGAAGAGATAGGAATATGGAGAGAAGTCCAAGAAACTTCTGCCGCAGACACTTTGCGGACGACTCCCAACCGCGATTATCATTATTATTAAAAATTTCGGTATTTAAATTTTATATTTAAATACCACTTACTTTTGCCCCAATGTATGTACAGAACTTAAGTAGTATCTGACTTTTCGCGTTAAGTCTGTTTTGCAAGTTGCCAACCTTCACTCTTGTCGTGTAATTTTAACCAACCTCGCTATACTACCTGGATACCAATAGGGGTTTTATGTCCATGTTCAAGATAACCTCCAAG
Coding sequences:
- a CDS encoding sensor histidine kinase, producing the protein MKTLSKTEILVVDDLPDNLRLVSNLLVEQGYVVRKATNGTMALRSAQAEPPDMILLDINMPDLDGYEVCRQLKTFDNTRAIPVIFLSALDDAIDKVKAFKVGGVDYITKPFQVEEMLIRIQTQLTVQRFTQTLEQQVEQRTTELSQALHYLKETQLQLVQHEKMSALGNLVAGVAHEINNPVGFIAGNLQPAIDYINDLFKLIDFYQTKMPDLEPDIADEIAAIDLDYLREDLLKLIHSMKLGVQRIRHISTSLRTFSRADRDYKVLFNIHEGIDSTIMILKHRLKPSDDRPEIEIVKDYANLPQIECFPGQLNQVFMNILANAIDALEDSNIGRSFTDIEVKPNRIIVKTELSNDIQFVSICIQDNGIGMRDDVKQKIFEHLFTTKAVGKGTGLGLAIAHQIVVEKHHGAIAVNSTLGEGTEFVITLPVKA
- a CDS encoding RibD family protein, translated to MMQHRPHTTVVMAMSADGKIADVKRSPARFGSLADKAHLEKQVAASDAILFGAGTLRAYGTTLTVSHPQLLQQRTHLGKSAQPVHIVVTRSGKLNPEIHFFKQPVQRWLLTTTAGALFWQGRTEFEQILIFETPTQKIDIFTALQHLTNLGITRIALLGGGSLTASMLELNLIDELWLTVCPLILGGASAPTPVDGTGFLPQLAPRLQLLEVQTFEQEVFLHYRVQQLVD
- a CDS encoding ATP-binding protein — its product is MAKPSQSSFRRILVSRILLLFVPVLLAGEILALNKARSSLLETARKNLTESSQIKGEKIVDAIAALKSNLLSASQTTVIKSGSSWEAQQFINQLAQQLPTHIECIQLANLRNARIIASTCGDEPIAELKLPLLNDEIEVQAISVSLDGKTGKKDSINQLQLLLSAPVYDRFSNLHYVLRIKTALHQQIKNKRGSLTGSTVVIAEDGTILAHPLPARVGTNIKQHPDASRLEMILKRAIKGKRDSVTLYFKEGEQKEGTELVAGYTAIPNPITNQQQQKWIVLAVTSLDNALFGLGEIKLILLALTFGLISVSVLASLYLGRYLARPVEQLRDYALNLNSHHSAESIPHNFQIKEFNQLAQALNQMVERLKAWAEELEIAWKEAKTANHLKSKFLATTSHELRNPLHTIINCVQLVKDGMCDSREEEMEYLLHADKAAIHLLGIINDLLDLSKIEEGKLSVVTEPIDLRKLLQEVINLQSVNVQKKGLQLKIDLGEQVIAIKADAAKLKQVLINVIGNATKFTETGSIAIATEIENSFSQSQVIITVTDTGVGIDPAQQHKLFRPFVMADNANTRKFEGTGLGLAISRNLIELMGGTITLESAGINQGTTIAIALPLIDISLLSTSAHQEVSDETGASQIKEIEQISSQEKIFPSPRKIVEVEKSEHRLPPMGTSEEIGIWREVQETSAADTLRTTPNRDYHYY